In one Magallana gigas chromosome 7, xbMagGiga1.1, whole genome shotgun sequence genomic region, the following are encoded:
- the LOC105333000 gene encoding MOB kinase activator 1B isoform X1 gives MFTNNKVEENPSSSAGGRSNKTFKPKKNIPEGTHQYDLMKHAAVTLGSGNLRQAVMLPEGEDLNEWVAVNTVDFFNQINMLYGTITEFCIEETCPVMSAGPKYEYHWADGQTVKKPIKCSAPKYIDYLMSWVQDQLDDENLFPSKIGVPFPKNFLSIAKTILKRLFRVYAHIYHQHFKEVVQLSEEAHLNTSFKHFIYFVQEFNLIERRELAPLQELIDKLTSKDR, from the exons ATGTTTACAAACAACAAAGTCGAGGAAAATCCATCATCATCGGC TGGAGGCCGAAGTAACAAGACCTTCAAGCCTAAGAAGAACATTCCTGAAGGCACGCATCAGTATGACTTGATGAAACATGCCGCTGTCACGCTGGGCAGCGGGAACCTGCGACAGGCGGTCATGTTACCGGAGGGGGAGGATCTCAATGAATGGGTGGCGGTCAACA CTGTCGATTTCTTCAATCAAATTAACATGTTGTATGGAACCATAACAGAATTCTGTATAGAGGAAACTTGCCCTGTGATGTCAGCGGGACCAAAGTATGAGTACCACTGGGCAGATGGACAGACTGTGAAGAAACCCATCAAATGCTCTGCTCCAAAATATATCGATTATCTCATGTCATGGGTCCAAGACCAGCTAGATGACGAAAACCTATTCCCCTCAAAAATAG GAGTGCCATTTCCCAAAAATTTCCTGTCTATTGCCAAAACTATACTAAAAAGACTGTTTCGTGTGTATGCCCACATTTACCACCAGCACTTCAAGGAGGTGGTGCAACTGAGCGAGGAGGCCCATCTCAACACCTCCTTCAAGCACTTTATCTACTTTGTCCAGGAGTTCAACCTCATTGAGCGCCGCGAGCTGGCACCTCTACAGGAACTCATCGATAAGCTGACCAGCAAGGATCGCTAG
- the LOC105333000 gene encoding MOB kinase activator 1B isoform X2, whose product MSFLFGGRSNKTFKPKKNIPEGTHQYDLMKHAAVTLGSGNLRQAVMLPEGEDLNEWVAVNTVDFFNQINMLYGTITEFCIEETCPVMSAGPKYEYHWADGQTVKKPIKCSAPKYIDYLMSWVQDQLDDENLFPSKIGVPFPKNFLSIAKTILKRLFRVYAHIYHQHFKEVVQLSEEAHLNTSFKHFIYFVQEFNLIERRELAPLQELIDKLTSKDR is encoded by the exons ATGAGCTTTCTGTT TGGAGGCCGAAGTAACAAGACCTTCAAGCCTAAGAAGAACATTCCTGAAGGCACGCATCAGTATGACTTGATGAAACATGCCGCTGTCACGCTGGGCAGCGGGAACCTGCGACAGGCGGTCATGTTACCGGAGGGGGAGGATCTCAATGAATGGGTGGCGGTCAACA CTGTCGATTTCTTCAATCAAATTAACATGTTGTATGGAACCATAACAGAATTCTGTATAGAGGAAACTTGCCCTGTGATGTCAGCGGGACCAAAGTATGAGTACCACTGGGCAGATGGACAGACTGTGAAGAAACCCATCAAATGCTCTGCTCCAAAATATATCGATTATCTCATGTCATGGGTCCAAGACCAGCTAGATGACGAAAACCTATTCCCCTCAAAAATAG GAGTGCCATTTCCCAAAAATTTCCTGTCTATTGCCAAAACTATACTAAAAAGACTGTTTCGTGTGTATGCCCACATTTACCACCAGCACTTCAAGGAGGTGGTGCAACTGAGCGAGGAGGCCCATCTCAACACCTCCTTCAAGCACTTTATCTACTTTGTCCAGGAGTTCAACCTCATTGAGCGCCGCGAGCTGGCACCTCTACAGGAACTCATCGATAAGCTGACCAGCAAGGATCGCTAG